Part of the Propioniciclava sp. MC1595 genome is shown below.
GTCGCGCGGGGCGACGGCGGCCAGGATCGGCAGCAGCTCGGTCGCGTCGGCGGCCAGGGCCACCCGACCGGACGCCGTGCGTACGGCCTCGGCGACCCGGCGGGACGCCCGGGCGGCGAGCACGGACCCGCCCCAGACCACCGGCTGGCTGTCGGCCAGCTCGAGGGCGACCATCTTCGCGGGGTTGGCGGCGATGTCGACGCCGTGGGCGGACTCCAGGGCCACGGCGTCCAGCGCGTCGGCCACGGCGGCGGGCGAGATCGGGGCGCCCAGCCCCATCTCGTGCAGCGCGGCCAGCGCGACGATCGCGGCGGGCATCGGGTCGGCGGTCGAGACCGGCAGCAGCGTGGTGGCGCGGGACTCGGCCTGGCGCGCCAGCGAGGAGTCCTCGGGCGCGGTCACCAGCAGGCGCGAGCCGCGGCGCAGGGCCTCGTGGGCGCAGGTCGCGGCGGCCTGGCCGCCGCCGAGCACGACGACGAGGTCGAGCGGGCCGACCCAGCCGGGCAGGCCCAGGTTGGGCCACGCCACGAAGGGCACCGGGCAGACGGGCTCGAGCACCGCGCGCAGCAGGCGGGCCTCGGGCCCGACCGCGATGACGGCGCGGGGCCGCTGCTCGCCGGCGAGCGACGCGATGGCCGCCTCGGCGGCGGCCGACTCGCGACGCAGGCGCGCCCCGGCCTCGGCCAGCGGGCGCAGCAGGTGGTCGGACTCGGCGAGGATCGCCGGGTCGTCGAGCCGGGACTCGTCGAACTCCGACGCCATGGTCACTTCGCCTCGGGCGCGTGTGCCTCGTCGACCACCAGGATCGGGATGCCGCCCCGCACCGGGTAGGCCAGCCCGCACTCAGGGGACGTGCACACCAGCTCGGACACCTCGTAGGCCCAGGTCAGCTGGCCGTGGCAGGCCGGGCAGACCAGCAGCTCCAGGACGCCGGGAACCAGGTCACTCATCGTTTCCTCCTCGGATGACAGCCAGCGCCTCGTCGCGCAGGGCGGCCATGGTGGCCGCGTCGCGCGCCTCGACGTTGAGCCGCAGCAGCGGCTCGGTGTTGGACGGCCGCACGTTGACCCACCAGTCGTCGGTGGAGATCGTGGTGCCGTCCTCCTCATCGATCGTGCCACGCCCGGCGAACGCGGCGCGCACGCGGTCGAGCACCGGCGCCACGGCGGGCACCGTCGAGTTGATCTCGCCGGAGGGCTCCCACCCGGCGTAGCGGGCGGCCAGCTCGGACATCGACGCCTCGCCGCGGCCGAGCATGGCCAGCACGTGCAGGCCGGCGAGCATGCCGGTGTCGGCGCCCCAGAAGTCGCGGAAGTAGTAGTGCGCCGAGTGCTCCCCGCCGAAGACCGCGTCGTGCTCGGCCATGTGCGCCTTGACGCTGGTGTGCCCGACCCGGCTGACGACGAGGCGGCCGCCCGCGGCGTCCACTGCCTCGGCCACGGACCGCGAGGTGATCTTGTTGACCACGATCGTGCCGCCGGGCTCGCGGGCGAGCTCCTGCGTGGCGATCATCGCCGTCACGATCGAGGGCGAGACGACCTCGCCGCGCTCGTCGATGATGAAGCAGCGGTCGGCGTCCCCGTCGAAGACCAGGCCGACGTCGGCGCCGTGCTCGCGCACCGCGGCCTGGGCGTCGAGGAGGTTCTCGGGGATGAGCGGGTTCGGCATGTGGTTCGGGAACGTGCCGTCGAGGTCGAGGTAGAGCCCCACGAGGTCGAGGTCGAGCGAGCCCAAGGCGGCGGGCGTGGTGAGGCCGGCCATGCCGTTGCCGGCGTCCACGACGACCTTCAGCCGGCGCAGCCCGGTCAGGTCGACCAGGTGGTGCAGGTGGGCGACGTAGGCGTCGAGCACGTCGACGGTGCGGTACCCGCCGGGCTCGGACGCCGGGGCGGGCCGGGCACCCAGGGCCGCGTCCCGCATCGCGACCAGCGCGTCGGCGGGGACCGGCGCGGCGCCGGGCAGGCAGAACTTCACGCCGTTGTACTCGGCGGGGTTGTGGGAGGCGGTGAACTGGACGCCGTGCAGGCCGAGCGTGCCCGAGGCGAACCAGAGCTCGTCGGTGCTGGTCAGGCCGGCGTCGACGACCGACGCCCCCTGGGCGCGAGCGCCCTCGGCGAACGCGGCGGCCACCTCGGCCCCCGTGACGCGCATGTCACGGCCCATGACGAACTCGGCACCGGCCAGCCCGAAGACCTCGACGAAGGCGGCACCCACGGCACGGACGCCGTCGAGGTCCCACTCGGCACCGGGCGCCCCGATGACGCCGCGGATGTCGTTGGCCTTGAAGATTCCCGCCGTGATCACCGCGCAAGACTATCGGCTGGTACCACCCGGGTCGGCCACGACGCCGAGGTGGCCCTTGCGCCGGGTCAGGACCGGCTCGGCGAGGGCGGCGGGGCGCGGGTCGTCCCACGTGAGGCCCACCTCGCGCACGGCGTCGGCCAGCGCGAGCAGGTCGTCGGCGGTGTGCACGGGGCCGCCCTCCTCCAGCGGGAGCCGGATCAGCTCCCAGCCGCGGGGCGTCGACAGGCCGGCGCAGTGGTCGCGGCACAGGTCGTGCGAGCCCGGCTCGTGGCGCAGGGCCAGCGGGCCCACGACCGCGGCGCGGTCGGAGTAGGCGTACGTCAGGGTCGCCACGGCCATCTGGCCGCAGCCCGTGCGCGAACACAACCGCTGCTTCACCCGAGGCACGCTACCGGCCGCCCGGCCCGGCGCCCGGCTGCGACACCCGCGCGGGCTAGAGTGACGGCCATGCTCAAGCACCGGGACCGGCACAACCGCGGGATGCGCGGCCGGCTCGCGTGGCCCAACCCCTACACCGGCGCGCCGGTGCCCCTGCGGTCGCGCCAGACCAAGGCGCAGTTCTTCGTGATGTGCGTCCACGACGCGCTCGCGCAGATCCAGGAGCACTGCCCGCAGGCGCTGACGTCCATGGACGTCGGGATCGAGGACGTGCCCGACGTCGGCGTGGGCTGGACGCAGGACCGGGTCCCCCTGGCGGCGGCGGTCTCGGCGCTGCCCGACCGGAACGGCCAGGTCGTGGTGTTCCGGCGGCCGCTGGAGCGGCGGGCGCAGACACGGCAGGGCCTGCGGATCCTGGTGTTCCGCACGATCGTGGAGCAGTTGAGCGAGGCGACCGGCATCCCGGTCGACGACATCGACCCCGACGGCCACCGGGCCGACGACGACTGGGACGACTAGGTCAGACGGCGCGGCGCTTCAGCTTGCGGCGCTCGCGCTCGGAGAGGCCGCCCCAGATGCCGAAGCGCTCGTCGTGGCCGAGCGCGTACTCCAGGCACTCGGCCCGGACCTCGCACGTCTGGCAGACCTTCTTGGCCTCACGCGTCGAGCCACCCTTCTCGGGGAAGAAGGCCTCGGGGTCGGTCTGGGCGCACAGGGCACGCTCCTGCCACCCCAGGACGCCCTCGTCGACGTGGCCGACAACCGTGAGCTCGCGCATCCGTGGACCCTCCTCGACTCGCCGACGACGATGCTTGACAAGGGAATTACACCCTTGTCATTAGCGATCCGTCAAGCCGGATCGGGGAAATCTGTCGACAAATCCCACCGATGGCCCGGCTCAGGGCCGCCCGTCGGTGCCCTCCGGACGCGCCTCGGGCTCCCCCGCGTCGAGGGCCGGGCGGGTCACCGGCTGCCAGCCCGTGCCGCCCCCGGGGACGCCCCAGCCGCTCGGCTGCGCACCGCTGGCGGCGTCGCTGGCGGAGGTCCAGACGCTGCCGCTGG
Proteins encoded:
- a CDS encoding DUF3499 family protein gives rise to the protein MKQRLCSRTGCGQMAVATLTYAYSDRAAVVGPLALRHEPGSHDLCRDHCAGLSTPRGWELIRLPLEEGGPVHTADDLLALADAVREVGLTWDDPRPAALAEPVLTRRKGHLGVVADPGGTSR
- a CDS encoding WhiB family transcriptional regulator — protein: MRELTVVGHVDEGVLGWQERALCAQTDPEAFFPEKGGSTREAKKVCQTCEVRAECLEYALGHDERFGIWGGLSERERRKLKRRAV
- a CDS encoding metallopeptidase family protein, producing the protein MLKHRDRHNRGMRGRLAWPNPYTGAPVPLRSRQTKAQFFVMCVHDALAQIQEHCPQALTSMDVGIEDVPDVGVGWTQDRVPLAAAVSALPDRNGQVVVFRRPLERRAQTRQGLRILVFRTIVEQLSEATGIPVDDIDPDGHRADDDWDD
- a CDS encoding Trm112 family protein, yielding MSDLVPGVLELLVCPACHGQLTWAYEVSELVCTSPECGLAYPVRGGIPILVVDEAHAPEAK
- the manB gene encoding phosphomannomutase/phosphoglucomutase (converts mannose-6-phosphate to mannose-1-phosphate; the resulting product is then converted to GDP-mannose by ManC which is then used in the synthesis of mannose-containing glycoconjugates that are important for mediating entry into host cells): MITAGIFKANDIRGVIGAPGAEWDLDGVRAVGAAFVEVFGLAGAEFVMGRDMRVTGAEVAAAFAEGARAQGASVVDAGLTSTDELWFASGTLGLHGVQFTASHNPAEYNGVKFCLPGAAPVPADALVAMRDAALGARPAPASEPGGYRTVDVLDAYVAHLHHLVDLTGLRRLKVVVDAGNGMAGLTTPAALGSLDLDLVGLYLDLDGTFPNHMPNPLIPENLLDAQAAVREHGADVGLVFDGDADRCFIIDERGEVVSPSIVTAMIATQELAREPGGTIVVNKITSRSVAEAVDAAGGRLVVSRVGHTSVKAHMAEHDAVFGGEHSAHYYFRDFWGADTGMLAGLHVLAMLGRGEASMSELAARYAGWEPSGEINSTVPAVAPVLDRVRAAFAGRGTIDEEDGTTISTDDWWVNVRPSNTEPLLRLNVEARDAATMAALRDEALAVIRGGNDE
- a CDS encoding SIS domain-containing protein, which produces MASEFDESRLDDPAILAESDHLLRPLAEAGARLRRESAAAEAAIASLAGEQRPRAVIAVGPEARLLRAVLEPVCPVPFVAWPNLGLPGWVGPLDLVVVLGGGQAAATCAHEALRRGSRLLVTAPEDSSLARQAESRATTLLPVSTADPMPAAIVALAALHEMGLGAPISPAAVADALDAVALESAHGVDIAANPAKMVALELADSQPVVWGGSVLAARASRRVAEAVRTASGRVALAADATELLPILAAVAPRDPFADPFEASEDARPTLVVVDDGLGDPEHAEQRRALEENARVMDVRVTELAHTEGSTMERYATVLAKGLFAAAYLQVGLGREYRR